One region of Mycobacterium riyadhense genomic DNA includes:
- the narH gene encoding nitrate reductase subunit beta — protein sequence MKVMAQLAMVMNLDKCIGCHTCSVTCKQAWTNRPGTEYVWFNNVETRPGVGYPRTYEDQGRWRGGWMRDAKGRLRLRDGGRFAKLLRIFANPKLPNLGDYYEPWTYDYENLTQAPAGDTFPTAAPRSQITGEPMKLSWGSNWDDNLGGSTEIVPSDPILRKVSEQVKLKLEETFMFYLPRICEHCLNPSCVASCPSGAMYKRAEDGIVLVDQDRCRGWRMCVSGCPYKKVYFNHKTGKAEKCTLCYPRVEVGLPTVCSETCVGRLRYLGLVLYDVDRVLEAASVENDTDLYEAQRRILLDPNDPEVIAGARRQGISQEWIEAAQRSPVYALINTYKVALPLHPEYRTMPMVWYIPPLSPVVEAVSHDGHDGEDLGNLFGALEALRIPIQYLAELFTAGDTEVVAAVLRRLAAMRSYMRDINLGRDTQPDIPQAVGMTEEQIYEMYRLLAIAKYEERYVIPTAYAADVPGAEMADDMGCSLSFDGGPGMYEPGPVPVAVETFHAQRQRQTNLLNWDGRDKPADLFPERVNR from the coding sequence GTGAAGGTCATGGCGCAGCTGGCGATGGTGATGAACCTCGACAAATGCATTGGCTGCCATACCTGCTCGGTGACCTGCAAGCAGGCGTGGACCAATCGCCCCGGAACCGAGTATGTGTGGTTCAACAACGTCGAAACCCGGCCCGGTGTGGGCTATCCGCGTACCTACGAGGACCAGGGTCGGTGGCGCGGGGGATGGATGCGGGATGCCAAGGGCCGGCTCCGGCTACGCGACGGTGGACGCTTCGCGAAGCTGCTGCGCATCTTCGCCAACCCCAAGCTGCCAAACCTCGGCGACTACTACGAGCCGTGGACCTACGACTACGAGAACCTGACCCAGGCGCCGGCCGGCGACACCTTCCCGACGGCCGCGCCGCGCAGCCAGATCACCGGCGAGCCGATGAAGTTGTCGTGGGGCTCGAATTGGGACGACAACCTCGGCGGCTCAACGGAAATCGTGCCCAGCGACCCGATCCTGCGTAAGGTCAGCGAGCAAGTGAAGCTCAAGCTCGAAGAGACCTTCATGTTCTATTTGCCGCGCATTTGCGAGCACTGCCTCAACCCGTCGTGCGTGGCCTCGTGCCCGTCGGGGGCGATGTACAAGCGCGCCGAGGACGGCATCGTGCTGGTCGACCAGGACCGCTGCCGCGGCTGGCGGATGTGCGTGTCCGGATGTCCGTACAAGAAGGTGTATTTCAACCACAAGACCGGTAAGGCCGAAAAGTGCACGCTGTGCTATCCGCGCGTCGAGGTGGGGTTGCCGACGGTGTGCTCGGAAACCTGTGTGGGCCGGCTGCGTTACCTTGGCTTGGTTCTGTACGACGTCGACCGCGTGCTCGAGGCGGCGTCGGTGGAGAACGATACCGACCTGTACGAGGCACAGCGCCGAATTCTGTTGGACCCCAATGATCCCGAGGTTATCGCCGGGGCCCGCCGGCAGGGTATTTCCCAGGAGTGGATCGAAGCCGCGCAACGCTCGCCGGTGTACGCACTGATAAACACCTATAAGGTTGCGCTGCCGCTGCACCCGGAATACCGGACCATGCCGATGGTTTGGTACATCCCGCCGCTGTCACCGGTGGTCGAGGCGGTCAGCCACGACGGGCACGACGGCGAGGACCTGGGCAACCTGTTCGGCGCGCTGGAGGCGCTGCGAATTCCGATCCAGTACCTGGCCGAGCTGTTCACGGCGGGCGACACGGAGGTGGTCGCAGCAGTGCTGCGCAGGTTGGCGGCGATGCGGTCCTATATGCGCGATATCAACCTGGGCCGGGATACCCAGCCGGACATCCCGCAGGCCGTTGGGATGACCGAGGAACAGATCTACGAGATGTACCGGCTGTTGGCGATCGCGAAATACGAAGAACGCTACGTCATTCCGACGGCCTACGCCGCGGATGTACCCGGCGCGGAGATGGCCGACGACATGGGCTGTTCGTTGTCGTTCGACGGTGGACCGGGCATGTACGAACCTGGGCCGGTGCCGGTCGCGGTCGAAACCTTCCATGCGCAGCGGCAGCGGCAGACAAACCTGCTGAACTGGGACGGCAGAGATAAGCCCGCGGACCTATTCCCGGAGCGGGTAAATCGATGA
- a CDS encoding (deoxy)nucleoside triphosphate pyrophosphohydrolase, translated as MPTQIVVAAAIISGATVLVAQRGRPPELAGRWELPGGKVAAGETERAALARELAEELGLEVSDVMVGDRLGDDVRLDDTATLRAYRVRLLRGEPHARDHRALRWVTAAELRDVDWVPADRAWLDDLTREL; from the coding sequence ATGCCGACCCAGATCGTCGTCGCCGCGGCCATCATCTCCGGCGCGACGGTCCTGGTTGCGCAACGGGGTCGGCCGCCGGAATTGGCGGGTCGGTGGGAACTTCCCGGCGGAAAGGTCGCCGCCGGTGAAACCGAGCGCGCTGCGCTGGCTCGCGAGCTGGCCGAGGAACTAGGGCTCGAGGTCAGCGACGTCATGGTGGGCGACCGCCTCGGCGACGATGTTCGGTTGGATGACACGGCGACACTGCGCGCGTACCGGGTGCGGCTGCTTCGTGGCGAACCGCACGCGCGCGACCATCGGGCGCTGCGCTGGGTTACGGCGGCCGAACTGCGCGATGTCGACTGGGTGCCGGCCGATCGCGCCTGGCTTGACGACCTGACTCGTGAACTCTGA
- a CDS encoding nitrate reductase subunit alpha: MTTVGPLPRVGGPIEELLARSGRFFTPGELSDDLRTLTRCGGREGDVFYRDRWSHDKVVRSTHGVNCTGSCSWKIYVKDGIITWETQQTDYPSVGPDRPEYEPRGCPRGASFSWYSYSPTRVRYPYARGVLVEMFREAKARLSDPVLAWADIQADPQRRRRYQQARGKGGLVRVSWAEATEMIAAAHVHTIKTYGPDRVAGFTPIPAMSMVSHAAGSRFIELIGGVMTSFYDWYADLPVASPQVFGDQTDVPESGDWWDASYLVMWGSNVPITRTPDAHWMAEARYRGAKVVVVSPDYADNTKFADEWMRCAAGTDAALAMAMGHVILMECYVRKQVPFFVDYARRYTDLPFLIKLEVRAGRLVPGKFLTAADIGEEVENAAFKPVLLDQLTDTVVVPQGSLGFRFGEDGVGKWNLDLGAVIPALSATGDGGAELVELPSFDTVDGHGETVSRGVPVRRVGAHLVCTVFDLMLAHYGVRRDGLPGEWPTGYDDPTQQNTPAWQQPITGVPAVQAIRIAKEFARNAAESGGRSMVIMGGGICHWFHGDVIYRSVLALLMLTGSMGRNGGGWAHYVGQEKVRPLTGWQTMANASDWVRPPRQVPGASYWYAHTDQWRYDASGADKLTSPVGRGRFAGKHTMDLMTSATAMGWSPFYPQFDRSSLDVADEARAAGRSVTDYVTEQLAQRKLKLSVTDPDDPVNWPRVLTVWRSNLIGSSGKGGEYFLRHLLGTDSNIQSEAASEIPEGKLDLMMSIDFRMTSTTLVSDVVLPAATWYEKADLSSTDMHPYVHAFSPAIDPPWETRSDFDAFAAIARAFSALAKCHLGTRTDVVLTALQHDTPDEMAYPDGTERDWLATGETPVPGRTMGKLTVVERDYASTYDKWVTLGPLVDKFGMTVKGYTVHPFREISELAAKFGVMDSGVAEGRPAITTARRMADTILALSGTCNGRLAVEGFLELEKRTGQRLAHLAEGSEERRITYADTQARPVPVITSPEWSGSETGGRRYAPFTINIEHLKPFHTLTGRMHFYLAHDWIEELGEQLPVYRPPLDMARLFDAPQLGPTEDGIGLTVRYLTPHSKWSFHSTYQDNLYMLSLSRGGPTMWMSPGDAAKIKVRDNDWVEAVNANGIYVCRAIVSHRMPDGVVYVYHVQERTVDTPRTESNGKRGGNHNALTRVRIKPSHLAGGYGQHAFAFNYLGPTGNQRDEVTVVRRRSQEVTY, encoded by the coding sequence GTGACGACGGTCGGCCCGCTCCCTCGTGTCGGTGGACCGATCGAGGAATTGCTGGCACGCAGCGGTCGCTTCTTCACCCCGGGCGAACTCTCCGACGATCTGCGCACGCTAACCCGGTGCGGCGGGCGTGAGGGTGACGTCTTTTACCGCGACCGGTGGAGCCACGACAAGGTGGTTCGCTCCACACACGGAGTCAACTGCACCGGCTCGTGCTCGTGGAAGATCTACGTCAAAGACGGGATCATCACCTGGGAAACCCAGCAGACCGACTACCCGTCGGTGGGTCCCGACCGACCCGAATACGAGCCACGCGGTTGTCCCCGTGGCGCGTCGTTTTCCTGGTACAGCTACTCGCCCACCCGGGTGCGCTACCCGTATGCCCGCGGTGTGCTGGTCGAGATGTTCCGCGAAGCCAAAGCCCGGCTGAGTGACCCGGTGTTGGCCTGGGCCGACATCCAGGCCGATCCGCAGCGTCGTCGCCGATACCAGCAAGCCCGTGGCAAGGGCGGACTGGTAAGAGTGAGCTGGGCCGAGGCGACCGAGATGATCGCCGCGGCTCACGTGCACACCATCAAGACCTACGGGCCGGACCGAGTCGCCGGCTTCACGCCGATCCCGGCGATGTCCATGGTCAGCCATGCTGCCGGGTCGCGGTTCATCGAGCTGATCGGCGGCGTGATGACGTCTTTCTACGACTGGTACGCCGACCTGCCGGTGGCCTCGCCGCAGGTGTTCGGCGATCAGACCGATGTCCCCGAATCCGGAGATTGGTGGGACGCTTCGTATTTGGTGATGTGGGGCTCTAACGTGCCGATCACCCGGACCCCGGACGCACACTGGATGGCCGAGGCCCGTTACCGCGGCGCCAAAGTCGTGGTCGTCAGCCCAGATTACGCCGACAACACCAAGTTCGCCGACGAGTGGATGCGCTGCGCCGCCGGCACCGACGCCGCGCTGGCCATGGCCATGGGTCACGTGATTCTGATGGAATGCTATGTGCGCAAGCAGGTTCCGTTCTTCGTCGACTATGCGCGCCGCTACACCGACCTGCCGTTCCTGATCAAGCTGGAAGTGCGCGCCGGCAGGCTGGTACCCGGAAAGTTCTTGACGGCAGCCGATATTGGTGAGGAGGTCGAGAACGCCGCATTCAAGCCGGTGCTGCTGGACCAGCTGACCGATACTGTCGTGGTGCCTCAGGGCTCCTTGGGATTCCGCTTCGGCGAGGACGGCGTCGGAAAGTGGAACCTGGACTTAGGTGCGGTAATACCGGCACTCAGCGCTACTGGTGACGGTGGCGCGGAACTCGTTGAACTGCCCAGCTTTGACACCGTCGACGGCCATGGTGAGACGGTGTCACGCGGGGTGCCGGTGCGCCGGGTCGGCGCGCATCTGGTGTGTACGGTGTTCGACTTGATGCTGGCCCACTATGGCGTACGGCGCGATGGGTTGCCCGGCGAGTGGCCCACCGGCTACGACGACCCCACCCAGCAGAACACCCCGGCCTGGCAGCAGCCGATCACCGGGGTGCCGGCGGTGCAGGCCATCCGCATCGCGAAGGAATTCGCCCGCAACGCAGCGGAATCCGGCGGCCGATCCATGGTCATCATGGGCGGTGGCATCTGCCACTGGTTCCACGGTGACGTCATCTACCGCTCGGTGTTGGCGCTGCTGATGTTGACCGGATCGATGGGACGCAACGGCGGGGGATGGGCGCATTACGTCGGTCAGGAAAAAGTGCGCCCGTTGACCGGGTGGCAGACGATGGCCAACGCCAGCGACTGGGTTCGCCCGCCGCGACAGGTGCCCGGCGCGTCGTACTGGTATGCGCACACCGACCAGTGGCGCTACGACGCCTCCGGCGCGGACAAGCTGACCAGCCCGGTGGGCCGCGGCAGGTTCGCCGGAAAGCACACGATGGACCTGATGACCTCGGCGACGGCGATGGGCTGGAGCCCGTTCTATCCCCAGTTCGATCGGTCCAGCCTCGACGTCGCCGACGAGGCACGCGCCGCCGGCCGAAGCGTCACCGATTACGTCACCGAACAACTCGCCCAGCGCAAGCTGAAGCTGTCGGTCACCGATCCCGACGATCCGGTCAACTGGCCTCGGGTGCTTACGGTCTGGCGATCTAACCTGATCGGCTCGTCGGGCAAGGGCGGTGAATACTTTCTGCGACACCTCCTGGGCACCGACTCCAACATCCAGTCCGAAGCGGCCAGCGAGATTCCGGAGGGCAAGCTCGACCTGATGATGTCGATCGACTTCCGGATGACGTCGACGACGCTGGTGTCCGACGTAGTGCTGCCCGCCGCGACTTGGTACGAAAAGGCGGATCTGTCCAGCACCGACATGCACCCCTACGTGCACGCGTTCAGTCCGGCAATCGACCCGCCGTGGGAAACCCGTTCGGATTTTGACGCATTCGCCGCGATCGCGCGGGCGTTCAGCGCGCTGGCCAAGTGTCACCTGGGTACCCGCACCGATGTCGTGCTGACCGCACTGCAGCACGACACGCCGGATGAGATGGCGTATCCCGATGGCACCGAACGCGATTGGCTCGCGACAGGCGAAACCCCGGTGCCCGGACGGACAATGGGCAAGCTCACCGTCGTGGAGCGCGACTACGCCTCGACCTACGACAAGTGGGTGACCCTGGGACCGCTCGTCGACAAGTTCGGCATGACCGTCAAGGGCTACACCGTCCACCCGTTCCGCGAGATCAGTGAACTGGCCGCCAAATTCGGCGTGATGGACTCCGGTGTGGCCGAGGGACGTCCGGCGATCACCACGGCCCGACGGATGGCCGACACGATCCTTGCTCTGTCGGGAACATGCAACGGGCGCCTCGCCGTCGAGGGGTTCCTCGAGTTGGAGAAGCGCACCGGGCAGCGGCTGGCTCATCTGGCCGAGGGCAGCGAGGAGCGCCGCATCACCTACGCCGACACCCAGGCACGTCCGGTTCCGGTGATCACCAGCCCGGAATGGTCGGGCAGCGAGACCGGGGGCCGCCGTTATGCCCCGTTCACGATCAATATCGAGCACCTCAAGCCGTTTCACACCCTGACCGGGCGGATGCACTTCTACCTCGCCCACGACTGGATCGAGGAACTCGGCGAACAACTGCCGGTCTACCGGCCGCCGCTGGACATGGCGCGGCTGTTCGACGCACCTCAGCTTGGCCCAACCGAGGATGGAATCGGGCTTACCGTGCGGTATTTGACGCCGCATTCGAAGTGGTCGTTTCACTCCACCTACCAGGACAACCTTTACATGCTGTCGTTGTCCCGTGGTGGCCCCACGATGTGGATGAGCCCGGGTGACGCGGCGAAAATCAAAGTCCGCGACAATGATTGGGTCGAGGCGGTCAACGCCAATGGCATTTACGTGTGCCGGGCGATCGTGTCGCACCGCATGCCCGACGGTGTGGTGTACGTCTACCACGTACAGGAACGCACCGTGGACACGCCGCGCACCGAGAGCAACGGCAAGCGCGGCGGCAACCACAACGCGCTCACCCGCGTGCGCATCAAGCCCAGCCACCTCGCCGGTGGCTACGGCCAGCACGCGTTCGCGTTCAACTACCTGGGTCCCACGGGCAATCAGCGCGACGAGGTGACCGTGGTGCGCCGCCGCAGCCAGGAGGTGACCTACTAA
- the typA gene encoding translational GTPase TypA, with product MPFRNVAIVAHVDHGKTTLVDAMLRQSGALHERGEVQERVMDSGDLEREKGITILAKNTAVHRHDPDGNVTVINVIDTPGHADFGGEVERGLSMVDGVLLLVDASEGPLPQTRFVLRKALTAHLPVILVVNKTDRPDARIAEVVDASHDLLLDVASDLDDEAAKAAEHALGLPTLYASGRAGIASTTQPADGEVPDGTNLDPLFEVLEEHVPPPKGDPEAPLQALVTNLDASAFLGRLALVRIYNGKLRKGQQVAWMREVDGVPVITSAKITELLATEGVERSATEVAAAGDIVAVAGIPEIMIGDTLADPDHAHALPRITVDEPAISVTIGTNTSPLAGKVSGHKLTARMVRSRLDAELVGNVSIRVVDVGRPDAWEVQGRGELALAVLVETMRREGFELTVGKPQVVTKTIDGQLHEPFEAMTIDCPEEFVGAITQLMAGRKGRMEEMTNHAAGWVRMDFIVPSRGLIGFRTDFLTLTRGTGIANAVFDGYRPWAGEIRARHTGSLVSDRSGTITPFALLQLADRGQFFVEPGQDTYEGMVVGINPRPEDLDINVTREKKLTNMRSSTADVIETLAKPLELDLERAMEFCAPDECVEVTPEIVRVRKVELDATSRARSRARAKARG from the coding sequence GTGCCATTCCGCAATGTCGCCATCGTCGCCCACGTCGACCACGGCAAGACCACCCTGGTCGACGCGATGCTGCGGCAGTCCGGTGCCCTGCACGAACGCGGTGAAGTGCAGGAACGCGTCATGGACAGCGGCGACCTGGAACGCGAAAAAGGCATCACCATCCTGGCCAAGAACACCGCCGTGCACCGCCACGACCCCGACGGCAACGTGACGGTCATTAACGTCATCGACACCCCCGGTCATGCGGATTTCGGTGGCGAGGTGGAGCGCGGCCTGTCCATGGTGGACGGCGTACTGCTGCTGGTCGACGCGTCCGAGGGACCCCTGCCGCAAACCAGGTTCGTGCTGCGCAAAGCGCTGACCGCCCATCTGCCGGTGATCCTCGTCGTCAACAAGACGGACCGGCCCGACGCGCGCATCGCCGAAGTCGTCGACGCCAGCCACGACCTATTGCTCGACGTCGCCTCCGACCTCGACGACGAAGCCGCCAAAGCGGCAGAGCATGCGCTGGGCCTGCCGACGCTGTATGCCTCCGGGCGCGCCGGCATCGCGAGCACCACCCAGCCCGCCGACGGTGAGGTTCCGGACGGCACCAACCTGGACCCGCTGTTCGAGGTTCTCGAAGAGCACGTACCGCCGCCCAAAGGCGACCCGGAGGCGCCGCTGCAAGCCCTCGTCACCAACCTGGATGCCTCGGCCTTCCTGGGCCGGCTCGCCCTGGTCCGCATCTACAACGGCAAGCTGCGCAAGGGCCAGCAGGTGGCGTGGATGCGCGAGGTGGACGGGGTGCCCGTGATCACCAGCGCCAAGATCACCGAGTTGCTCGCAACCGAGGGCGTCGAGCGTAGCGCCACGGAGGTCGCGGCGGCTGGGGATATCGTGGCGGTCGCCGGCATACCCGAGATCATGATCGGCGACACCCTGGCCGATCCCGACCATGCCCACGCGCTGCCGCGCATCACCGTCGACGAGCCGGCCATCTCGGTGACGATCGGCACCAACACCTCGCCGCTGGCGGGCAAGGTGTCGGGGCACAAGCTGACCGCCCGCATGGTCCGCAGCCGCCTGGACGCCGAGTTGGTCGGCAACGTCTCGATCCGGGTCGTCGACGTCGGCCGGCCCGACGCCTGGGAGGTGCAGGGCCGTGGCGAGCTGGCGCTGGCGGTGCTGGTCGAGACGATGCGCCGGGAAGGGTTCGAGCTCACGGTCGGCAAGCCGCAGGTGGTCACCAAGACCATCGACGGCCAGCTGCACGAGCCGTTCGAGGCGATGACGATCGACTGCCCCGAGGAATTCGTCGGGGCCATCACCCAATTGATGGCCGGCCGCAAGGGCCGCATGGAAGAGATGACCAACCATGCCGCCGGCTGGGTCCGGATGGACTTCATCGTCCCCAGCCGCGGCCTGATCGGCTTTCGCACCGACTTCCTCACGCTGACCCGCGGCACCGGCATCGCCAACGCCGTGTTCGACGGCTACCGGCCCTGGGCGGGGGAGATCCGGGCCCGGCACACCGGGTCGCTGGTATCGGACCGCTCAGGCACCATCACACCGTTCGCGCTGCTTCAACTCGCCGATCGCGGCCAGTTCTTCGTCGAACCCGGACAGGACACCTACGAGGGCATGGTGGTCGGGATCAACCCGCGTCCGGAGGATCTCGACATCAACGTCACCCGCGAGAAGAAGCTGACCAATATGCGGTCGTCGACCGCCGACGTGATCGAGACCCTGGCCAAGCCGCTCGAGCTCGACCTGGAGCGGGCAATGGAGTTCTGCGCCCCCGACGAATGCGTTGAGGTGACTCCGGAGATCGTGCGGGTGCGCAAGGTGGAGCTGGACGCCACCTCCAGGGCCCGCAGCCGGGCGCGCGCGAAGGCCCGGGGATAG
- the narJ gene encoding nitrate reductase molybdenum cofactor assembly chaperone, producing the protein MKLASRVRAMQDRLIWQAASLLLAYPDDGLAQRLGTVDELLSHVSGPAAGLLAQTAAALRAREPMAAAAHYVETFDMRRRATMYLTYWTAGDTRNRGREMLTFATAYRDAGVEPPHQEAPDYLPVVLEFAATVAPGAGRRLLTEHRVPIDVLRSALADANSPYEHTVTAVCQTLPAATDQDLRRAQHLAASGPPGEAVGLQPFTLRVPPKT; encoded by the coding sequence ATGAAGCTGGCGTCGCGCGTCAGGGCGATGCAGGACCGACTGATATGGCAGGCGGCCTCCTTGCTGCTGGCCTACCCGGATGACGGCCTGGCGCAACGACTTGGCACCGTCGATGAGCTGCTGAGCCACGTCAGTGGGCCGGCGGCGGGGCTGCTGGCCCAGACGGCGGCGGCGCTGCGTGCTCGCGAGCCTATGGCCGCCGCGGCGCACTACGTCGAGACCTTCGACATGCGCCGGCGTGCCACCATGTACCTGACGTACTGGACCGCCGGCGACACCCGCAACCGCGGCCGGGAAATGCTGACCTTCGCCACCGCATACCGCGACGCTGGTGTCGAGCCGCCACACCAAGAGGCGCCGGATTACTTGCCCGTCGTGCTCGAATTCGCCGCAACCGTCGCACCCGGCGCCGGCCGCCGGTTGCTCACCGAGCACCGGGTGCCGATCGACGTGTTGCGTAGCGCGCTGGCCGACGCCAACTCCCCGTACGAGCACACCGTGACGGCGGTCTGCCAGACGTTGCCGGCGGCCACCGACCAGGACCTGCGCCGGGCACAGCATCTGGCGGCTTCCGGTCCGCCTGGGGAAGCCGTTGGGCTGCAACCGTTTACCTTGAGAGTCCCGCCGAAGACATGA
- a CDS encoding ABC transporter family substrate-binding protein, whose amino-acid sequence MGVLRPIRRVALTLGVLVSLVGVVVSACTVSPPPAPQSTDTPHTTPPPPPHPTQIIMGIDSIGAGFNPHLLSDLSPVNAAISALVLPSAFRPVPDPNLPTGSRWEMDPTLLVSADVTSENPFTVTYKIRPEAQWTDNAPIAADDFWYLWRQMVSQPGVVDPAGYDLITSVQSLEGGKQAVVTFSQPYPAWRELFSNILPAHIVKDAPGGFAAGLARALPVTGGQFRVETIDPQRDEILIARNDRYWGPPAKPGLIQFRRAGAPAALADSVRNGDTQVAQVHGGSAAFAQLSAIPDVRTARIVTPRVMQLTLRANEPKLADAQVRKAILGLLDVDLLAAVGAGSDNTVTLDQAQIRSPSDPGYVPTAPPAIGTPAALGLLAAAGYQIESNASASPAPPEPDSTTTPLSTGPTEVIRGRISKDGKQLSLVIGVAANDPTSVAVANTAADQLRNVGIAASVLALDPVTLYRDALNDHRVDALVGWHQAGGNLATSLASRYGCPALQATTVPTTGTPTTTPAGSALPSTSTPTPAPTPTQPSRPPEPGALVQAPSNLTGICDRSIQSNIDAALNGSKNINDVITAVEPRLWNMSTVLPILQDTTIVAAGPSVQNVSLSGAVPVGIVGDAGQWVKTGS is encoded by the coding sequence ATGGGCGTGCTGAGACCGATCCGCCGTGTCGCCCTGACCCTCGGGGTGCTGGTCTCGCTGGTCGGGGTGGTGGTGTCCGCGTGCACCGTCAGCCCGCCGCCCGCCCCGCAAAGCACCGATACGCCGCACACCACACCGCCACCACCGCCGCACCCTACCCAGATCATCATGGGGATCGATTCGATCGGCGCGGGGTTCAACCCGCACCTGCTTTCCGATCTATCGCCGGTGAACGCGGCAATCAGCGCGCTGGTACTGCCCAGCGCGTTTCGGCCGGTGCCCGATCCGAATTTGCCGACGGGTTCGCGCTGGGAGATGGACCCTACCCTGCTGGTGTCCGCGGACGTAACGAGCGAAAACCCGTTCACCGTCACGTACAAGATCCGGCCCGAGGCGCAGTGGACCGACAACGCACCGATCGCCGCCGACGACTTCTGGTACCTGTGGCGGCAGATGGTCAGTCAGCCGGGGGTGGTTGATCCGGCCGGCTATGACCTGATCACCTCCGTCCAGTCGCTTGAGGGCGGTAAGCAGGCGGTCGTCACCTTCTCGCAGCCGTATCCGGCTTGGCGGGAGTTGTTCAGCAACATCCTGCCGGCCCACATCGTCAAGGACGCGCCGGGCGGTTTCGCGGCCGGGCTGGCCCGGGCGTTGCCGGTCACCGGTGGTCAGTTCCGGGTGGAGACCATTGACCCGCAGCGTGACGAGATCCTGATCGCCCGCAATGACCGCTACTGGGGGCCGCCCGCCAAACCGGGCCTCATCCAATTCCGCCGCGCCGGGGCGCCTGCCGCGCTGGCCGATTCCGTGCGCAATGGTGATACCCAGGTGGCCCAGGTGCATGGCGGCTCGGCGGCTTTCGCCCAGTTGTCGGCGATACCCGACGTTCGGACCGCGCGAATCGTGACACCGCGGGTCATGCAGCTCACGCTGCGGGCAAACGAGCCAAAACTGGCCGACGCGCAGGTCCGCAAGGCGATCTTGGGATTGCTCGACGTTGATCTGCTCGCTGCCGTGGGCGCCGGCAGCGACAATACCGTCACCTTGGACCAGGCGCAGATTCGTTCGCCGAGCGACCCCGGGTACGTGCCGACGGCGCCGCCGGCCATCGGTACCCCGGCGGCGCTGGGCCTGCTTGCGGCGGCTGGCTACCAAATCGAGAGCAACGCGTCGGCTTCGCCGGCGCCGCCGGAGCCCGATTCGACGACCACGCCGCTGAGCACGGGGCCGACCGAGGTCATCCGCGGCCGGATCAGCAAGGACGGCAAGCAGCTGTCGCTGGTGATAGGGGTCGCCGCCAACGACCCGACCTCGGTGGCCGTCGCCAACACCGCCGCCGACCAATTACGCAATGTGGGGATCGCGGCGAGCGTGCTGGCGTTGGATCCGGTGACGTTGTATCGCGACGCGTTGAACGACCACCGCGTGGACGCCCTGGTGGGCTGGCACCAGGCCGGCGGAAACCTGGCGACATCGCTGGCGTCTCGGTACGGCTGCCCCGCGTTGCAGGCGACAACGGTGCCGACCACCGGTACGCCGACGACCACCCCGGCCGGCTCGGCGTTGCCCTCGACATCAACGCCCACACCCGCTCCCACCCCAACCCAACCCAGCCGGCCACCCGAGCCCGGCGCGCTCGTGCAAGCGCCGTCCAACCTCACCGGGATCTGTGATCGCAGCATCCAGTCCAATATCGACGCCGCCCTCAACGGCAGCAAGAACATCAATGACGTGATCACCGCCGTCGAGCCGCGGCTGTGGAACATGTCGACGGTGCTACCGATCCTGCAGGACACCACGATCGTTGCGGCGGGCCCGAGCGTACAGAATGTCAGCCTGTCCGGAGCGGTGCCGGTCGGTATCGTCGGCGACGCCGGCCAATGGGTCAAGACCGGGTCATAA
- the narI gene encoding respiratory nitrate reductase subunit gamma, whose protein sequence is MNLLEIFWDDAPYVVLAIVVVGTWWRYRYDKFGWTSRSSQLYESRLLSIGSPLFHFGSLAVIMGHVVGLLIPEPWTRAIGMSDHLYHLQALMLGIPAGAATILGIGLLIYRRRTRGAVAIATTRSDVVMYLVLVCALVAGMSCTLLGATHFGELHDYRQKVSVWFRSIWVLDPRGDLMAHAALYYQIHVFIALMLFALWPFTRLVHVFSAPIAYLFRPYIVYRSRGVADKDQLVGSAPRRRGW, encoded by the coding sequence ATGAACCTCCTCGAAATCTTTTGGGACGACGCGCCGTACGTGGTGCTGGCGATCGTTGTCGTAGGCACCTGGTGGCGGTATCGGTACGACAAGTTCGGCTGGACCAGCCGCTCGTCGCAACTGTACGAGTCCCGGTTGCTGTCGATCGGTAGCCCGCTGTTTCATTTCGGCAGCCTGGCGGTCATCATGGGACATGTTGTGGGCCTGCTCATCCCGGAGCCATGGACCCGCGCGATCGGGATGAGCGATCACCTGTACCACCTGCAGGCGCTGATGCTCGGCATCCCTGCCGGGGCGGCCACCATCCTCGGCATTGGGCTGTTGATCTACCGGCGGCGCACTCGCGGCGCCGTCGCAATTGCCACCACCCGCAGTGACGTGGTGATGTATCTGGTGTTGGTGTGCGCGTTGGTGGCGGGCATGAGCTGTACCCTCCTGGGCGCCACCCACTTCGGCGAGCTGCACGACTACCGGCAGAAGGTTTCGGTGTGGTTCCGGTCGATCTGGGTGCTCGATCCGCGGGGGGATCTGATGGCCCACGCCGCGCTGTACTACCAGATACACGTGTTCATCGCGCTGATGTTGTTCGCGCTGTGGCCGTTCACCCGACTGGTACACGTGTTCAGCGCGCCGATCGCCTACCTGTTTCGGCCCTACATCGTCTACCGCAGCCGCGGGGTGGCCGACAAGGATCAGTTGGTCGGTTCAGCGCCACGCCGGCGTGGTTGGTAG